The Bacillota bacterium sequence TGCTGCATACCACTCCACCTTCACGAGAAAAGTAGACCTGCTCCTGACTAACAGTACCACAGCCAATGCACATATCAAGTTGGGGCTGATACCCTAACTGCTGCATAAACTTAAGTTCAAAGCCTCTCAGCGCAAAACTTATTTCGCCGGTATCGATCATCCTTAATGTATTGCTGATTAGAGCAAAAGTTGCCTCGTTTGCTGCTTCAATTTCCACCATTACGTCAACAAGTTCACACACATACAAGGCTGCAGCCATTTTTTCCAAATCATCGCGCAGAGATTGATAAGAATTGATGATTTCTCCCTGACTGAGTGTGTCCATAGACTTACCTTCAAACATTAGGTAGCGGCCATGCGTAAAAACTTGAGTTGATCCCAGCAAGCGGTTGCGTGTGCGGCGTGCACCTCTAGCTGTGGCCACAACTTTGCCCCTTGCCTTTGTAAACAATGTTACGATTTTATCTGCTTCACCCAGATTTCTGGTGCGCAGAATTACACCCTCAGTCTTATACAAACGTCAGTCATCCTCTCTCAGAGGCTACCTCACCCAATTGCGCTTGTTCATCCTCCTCGGCCTCACTGCTGAGATTATCGGAAAACTTATAGAGCAGATAAAGACCGATAGCACCGGTTTCCATGAACAGCTTCCAAAAGACACTGCTGTTAGACACAGCGCCACCTCCCTCTGTCCATATCCTACCCATCAGAGTGAAGGTTATGCTTTTAAAGAATTGGCTGTTCTACTGCTGCACCGGATAAGGTATGCCTAAATACTGGTATGCTAAATGTGTCACTACTCGGCCACGGCTGGTCCGCTGGAGAAAACCCAGCTGCAGAAGATAAGGCTCATACACATCTTCAATTGTATTTGCCTCTTCACTGATAGCAGCCGCAATCGTATCGATGCCTACCGGACCTCCGTTAAACACATGAACAATCGTCGTTAGCAGCTTGCGGTCAATATGATCTAAGCCGTACTGATCAACTTCAAAAAGTGTAAGGGCTTCCTGGGCGACCTCCTTGGTGATATGATTATCAGCTTTAACTTGAGCAAAATCCCGCACTCTTCTCAGCAGCCGGTTAGCAACCCGTGGAGTGCCTCTTGCCCTTTTGGCAATTTCAACAGCGCCTGATTCATCAATCTTAACGCCAATAATTTGAGCTGAACGCTCGACAATAATTTTTAATTCATCAGTACTGTAAAACTCCAGCCGGTTAATCACTCCAAACCGGTCCCGAAGTGGACCTGTCAACATTCCAGCTCGAGTTGTTGCCCCAACTAAAGTAAATTCCTGCAGTTCCAGCCGGACAGAGCGGGCACCGGGCCCTTTGCCAATAATAATATCAACTACCCCATCCTCCATCGCCGGATAGAGAATCTCCTCAACAGTGCGGTTCAGACGGTGGATTTCATCGATAAAGAGCACATCCTTTGGCTCCAGATTGGTTAAAATTGCTACCAGATCACCTTGTCTTTCAATCGCCGGACCGGAGGTAGTGTGGATTCCTACACCCATCTCATTAGCAATAATATAAGCTAAGCTTGTTT is a genomic window containing:
- the recO gene encoding DNA repair protein RecO; amino-acid sequence: MYKTEGVILRTRNLGEADKIVTLFTKARGKVVATARGARRTRNRLLGSTQVFTHGRYLMFEGKSMDTLSQGEIINSYQSLRDDLEKMAAALYVCELVDVMVEIEAANEATFALISNTLRMIDTGEISFALRGFELKFMQQLGYQPQLDMCIGCGTVSQEQVYFSREGGVVCSSCRSSFVPAHRISKGTIELLKRMLEWEWPRINILHPSEQSLREIEVCMRSYIDYRLDKPMRSLEFLKTLNDFPNSEVTS
- the ruvB gene encoding Holliday junction branch migration DNA helicase RuvB, which gives rise to METERLISGWKRPEDFDLDLTLRPRTLAEYIGQEKVKQQMELFITAAKQRREALDHVLLYGPPGLGKTSLAYIIANEMGVGIHTTSGPAIERQGDLVAILTNLEPKDVLFIDEIHRLNRTVEEILYPAMEDGVVDIIIGKGPGARSVRLELQEFTLVGATTRAGMLTGPLRDRFGVINRLEFYSTDELKIIVERSAQIIGVKIDESGAVEIAKRARGTPRVANRLLRRVRDFAQVKADNHITKEVAQEALTLFEVDQYGLDHIDRKLLTTIVHVFNGGPVGIDTIAAAISEEANTIEDVYEPYLLQLGFLQRTSRGRVVTHLAYQYLGIPYPVQQ